Proteins found in one Vicia villosa cultivar HV-30 ecotype Madison, WI unplaced genomic scaffold, Vvil1.0 ctg.000262F_1_1_1, whole genome shotgun sequence genomic segment:
- the LOC131626090 gene encoding aldehyde oxidase GLOX-like, producing MNSITLTLIFLILSSLIPHFHLTLSSSLSFLLPFSNQGKWQLLQPTIGISAMHMQLTRNDKIIIFDRTDFGPSNLPLPNGSCRMDPFDTALTTDCTAHSVIYDIISNTFRPLTVQTDTWCSSGSVLPNGTLVQTGGFNDGERRIRMFTPCFDNTCDWIEFPSYLSERRWYATNQILPDSRIIIIGGRRQFNYEFVPKETTVSSSSSSIHLPFLQETNDPSENNLYPFVHLLPDGNLFVFANTRSILLDYKNNVIVKEFPEIPGGDPHNYPSSGSSVLLPLDENLASVEATVMICGGAPRGSFEAASKQNTFMKALTTCGFLKVTDSNPSWVMEEMPMERVMGDMLILPNGNVIIINGAGSGTAGWENGRQPVLTPVIFRSSETELSKRYSVMSPAYRPRLYHSSAVVLKDGRVLVGGSNPHVYYNFTGVEFPTDLSLEAFSPPYMSPEFFPIRPTIRHITNTILGYRVFYYVTFTVGNFGSASDVSVRLLAPSFTTHSYGMNQRMVVLKLIGVTMVNLETYYATVLGPSTQEIAPPGYYLLFLVHKGVPSFGEWVQLM from the coding sequence ATGAACTCTATCACATTAACCCTAATTTTCCTCATATTATCTTCACTAATCCCACATTTTCATCTCAcactatcatcatcattatcattcttATTACCCTTTAGCAATCAAGGAAAATGGCAGCTATTACAACCAACCATTGGAATCTCAGCCATGCACATGCAACTTACACGCAATGACAAAATCATCATTTTCGACCGAACCGATTTCGGCCCTTCAAATCTACCTCTCCCCAATGGCAGTTGTCGAATGGATCCATTCGATACCGCCCTTACAACCGATTGTACTGCTCACTCGGTTATTTACGACATTATATCAAACACCTTCCGACCATTAACGGTACAAACAGATACATGGTGCTCCTCAGGTTCTGTCCTCCCAAACGGTACATTAGTCCAAACCGGTGGTTTCAACGACGGTGAACGCCGCATTCGAATGTTTACACCGTGTTTCGATAATACTTGCGATTGGATCGAGTTCCCGAGCTACTTATCTGAAAGAAGATGGTATGCAACAAATCAAATACTACCTGATAGCCGCATTATCATAATCGGAGGTAGAAGACAATTCAACTACGAATTCGTTCCTAAAGAAACAACAGTTTCTTCTTCGTCGTCTTCAATTCATCTACCTTTTCTTCAAGAAACCAACGATCCAAGCGAAAACAACCTATATCCTTTCGTTCATCTTCTACCAGACGGAAACCTTTTCGTATTCGCGAACACACGATCAATACTACTTGATTACAAAAACAACGTGATCGTTAAAGAGTTTCCCGAGATTCCAGGTGGTGATCCTCACAACTATCCAAGTTCAGGTTCATCGGTTCTTCTTCCGCTAGACGAAAACCTAGCCTCCGTCGAAGCCACAGTCATGATTTGTGGAGGAGCGCCTCGTGGATCATTCGAAGCTGCTTCGAAGCAAAACACGTTCATGAAAGCACTTACAACATGTGGATTTCTCAAAGTAACAGACTCAAACCCTAGTTGGGTTatggaggaaatgccaatggaaaGAGTGATGGGAGATATGTTAATTCTACCGAACGGCAATGTTATTATAATCAACGGTGCTGGTTCCGGGACTGCTGGTTGGGAAAACGGTCGTCAACCGGTTTTAACACCGGTGATATTCCGTTCATCGGAGACAGAATTATCGAAACGGTATAGTGTGATGTCACCGGCTTATAGACCTAGGCTTTATCATTCTTCTGCAGTGGTGTTAAAAGATGGAAGAGTTTTAGTTGGTGGTAGTAATCCACATGTATACTACAATTTCACTGGAGTTGAATTTCCAACTGATTTAAGCCTAGAAGCATTTTCTCCACCGTATATGTCGCCGGAGTTTTTTCCGATCCGGCCAACGATTCGACATATCACCAACACTATATTAGGGTACAGGGTTTTTTATTATGTTACATTTACAGTAGGTAATTTTGGTTCGGCGAGCGATGTTTCTGTTAGGTTATTGGCGCCGTCGTTTACGACACATTCTTATGGAATGAATCAGAGGATGGTGGTTTTGAAGTTGATTGGAGTAACAATGGTGAATTTGGAGACTTATTATGCTACTGTTTTGGGACCATCTACTCAAGAAATTGCACCCCCtggttattatcttttgtttttggtGCATAAGGGTGTGCCTAGTTTTGGTGAGTGGGTGCAACTCATGTAA
- the LOC131626091 gene encoding uncharacterized protein LOC131626091 has product MAKVDLSGISLRPFKLTDVDDFFLWAGDNEVTKNIRWKTCLSREEALTFIKDVCIPHPWRRSICLDDRSIGFVSVYRWSGDDRCKADIGYAVAANYWGHGIATKAIKIALSHVFNDFSDLLRLQAFADVDNKASHRVLEKAGFVREGVLRKYTFIKGSIKDLAVFSFLSTDEIPHVD; this is encoded by the coding sequence ATGGCAAAGGTGGATCTGTCTGGGATATCTCTGAGGCCATTCAAGCTAACAGACGTTGACGATTTCTTCTTATGGGCAGGTGACAACGAGGTAACCAAAAACATCCGATGGAAAACATGTTTATCAAGAGAAGAAGCTCTAACATTCATCAAAGATGTCTGCATACCTCACCCATGGCGCCGATCTATCTGTCTCGACGATCGTTCCATCGGTTTCGTTTCTGTATATCGTTGGTCGGGTGATGATAGGTGCAAAGCTGACATAGGTTATGCTGTTGCTGCTAACTACTGGGGACATGGGATAGCCACAAAAGCAATCAAGATTGCTCTGTCACATGTGTTTAATGATTTTTCTGATTTGTTAAGGTTGCAGGCTTTTGCTGATGTGGATAATAAGGCTTCTCATAGAGTTTTGGAAAAGGCTGGGTTTGTTAGAGAGGGTGTTCTTAGAAAGTATACTTTTATCAAAGGTAGTATTAAGGATTTAGCAGTGTTTAGTTTCTTGTCAACAGATGAAATTCCTCACGTTGACTAG